Proteins co-encoded in one Acinetobacter lwoffii genomic window:
- a CDS encoding catalase family protein translates to MPNFIRPICSGLVFSLMAISICSAAYANASPIASNSSKDNIHPNIDHHLSESLYPDEANITEKIADIIEISIRKEYSTGIALRDAHPKAHGCVRAEFKVDEALPKNLAQGVFLPGKTYQAWIRFSNGSKDAQQADIKKDARGMAIKLLGVPGEKLLDDETSTQDFIMINHPVFFVNDPVRYRSFMQDINSDRFFNKLHIPFALGAKGTWIALNTRNKISNPLQTRYWSMVPYQLGIGTDRQAVKYSAQACSTVIDPLPHAPHHNFLREKLRKYLQKSEACMEFLIQPRTSNTMSVEDSMTEWQESEAPFYKVATIRIPQQVFDTPEQNKFCENLSFTPWHTLPEHKPLGVINRMRKVIYDRISQLRHDMNSTHRSEPH, encoded by the coding sequence ATGCCTAACTTTATAAGACCTATATGCTCGGGTCTAGTTTTCTCTTTAATGGCAATAAGTATTTGTAGTGCTGCATATGCTAACGCTTCCCCTATAGCATCTAACTCTTCAAAAGATAATATTCATCCCAATATAGATCATCATTTAAGTGAAAGTCTTTATCCTGATGAAGCAAATATAACTGAAAAAATCGCAGATATAATTGAGATATCGATTCGGAAAGAATATTCCACAGGTATCGCGCTACGTGATGCCCATCCCAAAGCACACGGTTGTGTACGCGCAGAATTCAAAGTAGATGAAGCTCTTCCTAAAAACTTGGCTCAAGGTGTTTTTCTTCCTGGAAAAACATATCAAGCCTGGATTCGTTTCTCTAATGGTTCTAAAGATGCCCAACAAGCAGATATTAAAAAAGATGCCCGTGGCATGGCGATAAAACTTTTAGGAGTACCGGGAGAAAAGCTTTTAGATGATGAAACCTCTACTCAAGATTTCATTATGATCAATCATCCTGTCTTTTTTGTGAATGATCCAGTCCGATATAGGTCATTTATGCAAGATATAAATAGCGATAGATTTTTCAATAAGCTGCATATTCCTTTTGCATTAGGAGCTAAAGGAACCTGGATTGCCTTAAATACGAGAAATAAAATTTCTAATCCTTTGCAAACTAGATATTGGTCTATGGTGCCCTATCAATTAGGAATAGGCACTGATCGTCAAGCTGTAAAGTATTCAGCTCAAGCATGTTCGACAGTGATAGACCCTCTTCCACATGCTCCGCATCATAATTTTCTAAGAGAAAAATTGCGCAAATATTTGCAAAAAAGTGAAGCATGTATGGAGTTTCTGATACAGCCTAGAACATCAAACACCATGTCAGTCGAAGATTCCATGACTGAATGGCAAGAAAGTGAGGCACCTTTCTACAAGGTAGCCACTATCCGCATTCCTCAGCAAGTTTTTGATACACCTGAACAAAACAAGTTTTGTGAAAATCTCTCTTTTACACCATGGCATACACTACCGGAGCACAAACCTCTGGGAGTAATAAACCGAATGCGAAAAGTGATTTATGATCGTATTAGTCAGCTTAGACATGATATGAATTCTACTCACAGATCAGAACCACATTAA
- a CDS encoding alpha/beta fold hydrolase, producing the protein MVSVMKIKPPIIKLIMSCLCLGSTYAIASPPLPDNSKIQASHISEKIPGTILSIQEQDTDLFTNASQRFLINYRSRGTKSEPIVTSGYILLPKGKVPKDGWPVLAWAHGTTGVADTCAPSGDYIGGPVHVYQQIAAKALNAWLARGYAVVAPDYQGLGTPGGHPYMNARSQLHTVVDAVRAIHHLKPYNFSKNWYVMGHSQGGAASLKVAASGQKDAPEFNLRGAIALAPGGYHYEGIAEYVASNSQITTDVAAFFPIVLLGAEAADPMLAPANLVSPEMGGILNHARSRCLSELQSDLKQAPKTIFKSNVNLAPLTNYLKEQSIENMTPTVPVLLVQGEKDQLVDYRGTYAYYQQVCTKQKSIAFHLVKNGDHRDSLKQSEFLIENFIHSVEQGKALSTCPTK; encoded by the coding sequence ATGGTTTCAGTGATGAAAATTAAACCTCCTATTATTAAATTGATCATGAGCTGTTTATGTTTAGGTTCAACATATGCAATAGCCTCTCCTCCACTTCCCGATAACAGCAAAATCCAAGCATCTCATATTTCGGAAAAAATACCGGGTACAATATTATCTATACAAGAACAAGATACTGATCTGTTTACGAATGCCTCACAACGTTTCTTAATCAATTATCGCAGTCGTGGCACAAAATCCGAGCCTATCGTCACTTCAGGCTATATCTTGTTACCTAAAGGCAAAGTCCCTAAAGATGGATGGCCTGTTCTGGCTTGGGCGCATGGTACAACTGGCGTTGCTGATACATGTGCACCCTCTGGCGATTATATAGGTGGGCCAGTCCATGTCTATCAGCAAATCGCTGCTAAGGCATTGAATGCCTGGCTCGCTCGCGGCTATGCAGTTGTTGCACCTGATTATCAAGGTTTAGGCACTCCGGGCGGTCATCCTTATATGAATGCGCGAAGTCAGTTGCATACTGTCGTTGATGCTGTACGAGCGATCCACCATTTAAAGCCTTATAACTTTAGTAAAAATTGGTATGTTATGGGTCATAGTCAAGGAGGTGCAGCATCTCTTAAAGTTGCAGCGTCCGGTCAAAAAGATGCGCCTGAATTTAATCTTCGCGGGGCAATTGCACTGGCGCCGGGCGGTTATCATTATGAAGGAATCGCTGAATATGTTGCCAGCAATTCGCAAATCACGACTGATGTCGCCGCATTTTTTCCAATTGTGCTTTTAGGAGCAGAAGCTGCAGACCCGATGCTTGCTCCAGCAAATTTAGTGAGCCCAGAAATGGGAGGAATTCTTAATCATGCACGCAGTCGCTGTTTGTCAGAATTACAATCGGACTTAAAACAAGCACCTAAGACTATCTTTAAATCAAATGTAAATCTGGCACCTTTGACAAATTATTTAAAAGAACAGTCTATTGAGAATATGACACCGACTGTGCCGGTTCTGCTGGTACAAGGCGAGAAAGATCAACTGGTCGATTATCGTGGTACTTATGCTTACTACCAGCAGGTATGTACAAAGCAGAAATCTATCGCCTTTCATCTAGTCAAAAATGGAGATCATCGTGATTCCTTAAAACAGAGTGAATTTCTGATTGAAAACTTTATCCATTCAGTTGAACAAGGAAAAGCTTTGAGCACCTGCCCTACAAAATAA
- a CDS encoding SOS response-associated peptidase, producing the protein MCSNYEFPSKKRLSLLDIHEDQLEMKMHVYPLAPAPIIMRGADEFELDIARFGLIPAWAKELKYGRHTYNARTETVASKPSFRHAWKNNQFALVPVDTFYEPKYIDGKPHWFGISREDGNPFTVAAIYDDAHIDGEKIRSFSMLTINSDQHPFMKQFHDPNDEKRSIIVIPEKSRHDWLHCDHEQAHEFFFEMKDEFIAKPRDQRLLGN; encoded by the coding sequence ATGTGCTCGAACTATGAATTCCCATCAAAAAAACGTCTTTCCTTATTAGATATTCATGAAGATCAACTGGAAATGAAAATGCATGTTTATCCTTTAGCGCCAGCTCCAATCATTATGCGCGGTGCTGACGAATTTGAGCTGGATATTGCACGTTTCGGACTGATTCCAGCCTGGGCGAAAGAATTGAAATATGGCCGGCATACCTATAATGCACGGACTGAAACAGTGGCATCCAAACCGAGTTTTCGACATGCCTGGAAAAACAACCAGTTTGCTTTAGTACCGGTCGATACCTTCTATGAACCTAAATATATAGACGGTAAACCGCACTGGTTTGGTATTTCACGTGAAGATGGCAATCCTTTTACCGTAGCGGCAATTTATGATGACGCACACATTGATGGTGAGAAAATCAGATCATTTTCGATGCTAACCATAAATTCAGATCAACATCCCTTTATGAAACAGTTTCATGATCCGAATGACGAAAAACGCTCGATCATTGTGATTCCGGAAAAATCACGACATGACTGGTTGCACTGTGATCATGAACAAGCCCATGAATTTTTCTTTGAAATGAAAGATGAATTTATTGCAAAGCCTAGAGATCAACGCTTATTGGGAAATTAA
- a CDS encoding CinA family protein produces the protein MIKTCCGLLEEKNIKIAFIESASSGYLSSQFSICKGEGAEILIGGLICYDVSVKTSVLGISKNLINSHTAESMPVTVALAEAGKKMFRDADWIIACTGLLKPGGSATPEKPEGTFFVAINDGTQIHQFQYYLKGSPLERLNKLSAVVAHDMINLLNNS, from the coding sequence ATGATAAAAACCTGTTGCGGCTTACTCGAAGAGAAAAACATAAAAATTGCCTTTATCGAAAGCGCAAGTTCTGGATATCTCAGTAGCCAGTTCTCCATTTGTAAAGGAGAAGGTGCCGAAATTCTGATTGGTGGTTTGATCTGTTACGATGTAAGTGTCAAGACTTCAGTATTGGGCATTTCCAAGAATCTGATCAATAGTCATACTGCGGAATCTATGCCGGTAACAGTTGCTCTGGCGGAAGCAGGTAAAAAAATGTTCCGTGATGCTGACTGGATTATCGCCTGTACAGGGTTACTTAAACCAGGTGGTAGCGCGACACCAGAGAAACCGGAAGGAACATTTTTTGTGGCCATTAATGACGGCACGCAAATCCATCAGTTCCAGTATTATCTCAAAGGCTCGCCACTTGAACGCCTCAACAAACTGTCAGCTGTGGTTGCACATGACATGATCAATCTGTTGAATAACAGCTAA
- a CDS encoding aminotransferase — MTMNIKTALLLLPLSLPTLAFATVGGPQNIEVLGYEVKEQKLYIMRHYLDGRGRLPQLYYYNFKSQKPNQLVQVNSLYINPKTKRIDYDQDSRKFDQDIAKIKKRLVPLNPIQKSKLQLKVLKTKKGSAPAWHDPQEKVPKWTYQYQVKSSLQKSPVQQAVSYQQGLKISQAYKVPKQNKTLVIVKYLGIPFETGYSIEDPALLSR; from the coding sequence ATGACCATGAATATTAAAACTGCACTGCTCCTGCTCCCTCTGAGCTTGCCCACTCTGGCTTTCGCTACCGTAGGCGGTCCACAAAATATTGAAGTTCTAGGCTATGAAGTCAAAGAACAGAAGCTTTATATCATGCGTCATTATCTTGATGGTCGTGGACGCTTGCCTCAACTATATTATTATAATTTTAAATCCCAAAAACCAAATCAACTGGTTCAGGTCAATTCCTTATATATCAATCCTAAAACCAAGCGCATCGATTATGATCAAGACAGTCGCAAGTTTGATCAGGACATTGCCAAAATCAAAAAACGTTTAGTTCCATTAAATCCAATTCAAAAATCAAAACTACAGCTTAAGGTGTTAAAGACAAAAAAAGGTAGCGCGCCTGCCTGGCATGATCCTCAGGAAAAAGTGCCAAAATGGACCTATCAATATCAAGTAAAATCCAGCTTACAAAAAAGTCCGGTTCAGCAAGCAGTCAGTTATCAGCAAGGCTTGAAAATTAGCCAGGCCTATAAAGTTCCGAAACAGAATAAAACCCTGGTAATAGTAAAGTATCTGGGTATTCCTTTTGAAACAGGTTATAGCATTGAAGATCCGGCACTGTTAAGTCGATAA